TTCAAGCCCGAGCTTAATAAGTTCAAATATAGACTTAACAAATCCTTCAGTTTGCCTTAGAGGCAACTTCAGTAGCATACGCAATGTTAACATCATCTCAATTGCATAATCAGAATAAAAGGTTAACCTTCCTCGTTTACATATATTTCCTTTACTAAAATACCATAACT
The Candidatus Jidaibacter acanthamoeba DNA segment above includes these coding regions:
- a CDS encoding transposase; translated protein: LWYFSKGNICKRGRLTFYSDYAIEMMLTLRMLLKLPLRQTEGFVKSIFELIKLGLEVPEFNRLSRRAKCVLKRIKLPPLVEEGYLVIDSTGIKV